Proteins encoded in a region of the Streptomyces violaceoruber genome:
- a CDS encoding ATP-binding protein has protein sequence MSELVSTRIRNTADKLGLPHLAETINEYTRRADEGKMGNLDFLDLVLSEELAVRDDRRFRQGL, from the coding sequence TTGAGCGAGCTGGTCTCCACCCGCATCCGCAATACGGCCGACAAGCTCGGCCTGCCCCACCTGGCCGAAACGATCAACGAGTACACCCGGCGGGCCGACGAGGGGAAGATGGGCAATCTCGACTTCCTCGACCTGGTGCTGTCCGAGGAACTCGCAGTCCGCGACGACCGCCGCTTCCGCCAGGGCCT